The Campylobacter sp. RM10537 genome has a segment encoding these proteins:
- the topA gene encoding type I DNA topoisomerase, with amino-acid sequence MKKNLIIVESPAKAKTIGNFLGKNYEVIASKGHIRDLPKTSFGIKIENDEFIPEYRITSDHSSLVKELKEKAKNAAQIYLATDEDREGEAIAYHIAKAIGKDENILPRIVFHEITKSAIEDALKNPRKLNMHSVNAQQTRRLLDRIVGYKLSPLLGQKIQRGLSAGRVQSAALKIIVDREKEIRAFVPLEYFSIDMIFNSDLDAELVEFDKIKIEKLTITNKDRAKLILEACKNDIYTIENIESKERKIAPPPPFMTSTLQQSASNRLGFNPKKTMILAQKLYEGVNTHQGMMGVITYMRTDSLNLAKEAVDKVRKLIQKDFGKDYLPSKANIYVTKAKGAQEAHEAIRPTNLDFTPQIAANFLDKDELKLYTLIYNRFLACQMNPAISQTQNVFVKNDRALFKISGRKILFDGYYKVYGDMDKDKILPNLQKGEKLKIQKLEMNSHFTEPPSRYSEAGLVKKLESLGIGRPSTYAPTISILTSRDYVKIDKKQLIPSDIAFNVTEVLEKNFSDIVDSKFTSNLENTLDDIAEDKADWQNILKGFYYPFMKKIEEGKTKIASQKTVTKLGESCPDCGGELAIRKGRFGEFVACLNFPKCKYSRNLKNENKTNDENITTKKINSIGIICPSCQKGEIVERFSKRGKFYGCSAYPKCNFISKYKPSDEKCEECGENLVIKELKKGTFLECLKCKIKKEIKE; translated from the coding sequence ATGAAAAAAAATTTAATTATAGTAGAATCTCCCGCTAAGGCTAAAACTATAGGTAATTTTTTAGGAAAAAATTATGAAGTTATAGCTTCTAAAGGACATATAAGGGATCTACCTAAAACAAGTTTTGGTATAAAAATAGAAAATGACGAATTTATACCAGAATACAGAATAACAAGTGATCACAGTAGTTTAGTTAAAGAGCTTAAAGAAAAAGCAAAAAATGCTGCACAAATTTATCTTGCAACAGATGAAGATAGAGAAGGTGAGGCTATAGCATATCATATTGCAAAAGCTATAGGAAAAGATGAAAATATTTTGCCTCGTATCGTATTTCATGAGATTACTAAAAGTGCTATTGAAGATGCTTTAAAAAACCCAAGAAAACTTAATATGCATTCGGTTAATGCTCAGCAAACAAGACGTTTATTGGATCGTATAGTGGGCTATAAATTAAGTCCTTTATTGGGGCAAAAAATTCAAAGAGGTTTGAGTGCTGGACGAGTTCAAAGCGCTGCTTTGAAAATTATAGTTGATAGAGAAAAGGAAATTCGTGCTTTTGTGCCTTTGGAATATTTTAGCATTGATATGATTTTTAATTCTGATTTGGATGCTGAGTTAGTTGAATTTGATAAAATAAAAATTGAAAAGCTTACTATTACCAATAAAGATCGTGCAAAATTAATTCTTGAAGCTTGTAAAAATGATATTTATACGATAGAAAATATAGAGAGCAAGGAAAGAAAAATTGCTCCACCTCCTCCATTTATGACTTCAACTTTGCAACAAAGTGCAAGCAATCGTTTGGGGTTTAACCCTAAAAAAACAATGATCCTAGCTCAAAAGCTTTATGAAGGGGTTAATACTCATCAAGGTATGATGGGTGTGATTACCTATATGAGAACTGATAGTTTGAATTTGGCCAAAGAAGCGGTAGATAAGGTAAGAAAATTAATCCAAAAAGATTTTGGAAAAGATTATTTGCCTAGTAAGGCTAATATTTATGTAACAAAAGCTAAGGGTGCGCAAGAAGCACACGAGGCTATCCGTCCTACAAATTTGGATTTTACACCACAAATTGCAGCTAATTTTTTAGATAAAGATGAATTAAAGCTTTATACACTTATTTATAATCGTTTTTTAGCTTGTCAAATGAATCCTGCTATTTCTCAAACACAAAATGTCTTTGTAAAAAATGATAGAGCTTTATTTAAAATAAGCGGTAGAAAAATTCTTTTTGATGGATATTATAAAGTTTATGGGGATATGGATAAGGATAAAATTTTACCTAATCTTCAAAAAGGTGAGAAGTTAAAAATTCAAAAACTAGAAATGAATTCACATTTTACTGAACCACCTTCAAGATATTCTGAAGCAGGGCTTGTGAAAAAATTGGAAAGCTTAGGTATAGGCCGTCCATCAACTTATGCTCCAACTATTTCTATACTGACAAGCCGTGATTATGTCAAAATTGATAAAAAACAGCTTATCCCTAGCGATATTGCTTTTAATGTAACTGAAGTGCTTGAAAAAAATTTTAGTGATATTGTGGATAGCAAATTTACTTCAAATCTTGAAAATACTTTAGATGATATTGCTGAAGATAAAGCAGATTGGCAAAATATCTTAAAAGGATTTTATTATCCTTTTATGAAAAAAATTGAAGAGGGAAAAACAAAAATTGCAAGTCAAAAAACAGTGACAAAATTAGGCGAATCTTGTCCTGATTGCGGAGGAGAATTAGCTATAAGAAAAGGGCGTTTTGGTGAATTTGTGGCTTGTTTAAATTTCCCAAAATGTAAATATTCTAGAAATTTAAAAAATGAAAATAAAACAAATGATGAAAATATCACTACAAAAAAAATCAATAGTATAGGCATAATCTGTCCTAGCTGTCAAAAAGGTGAAATTGTAGAACGTTTTTCTAAGCGTGGAAAATTTTATGGTTGTAGTGCTTATCCAAAATGTAATTTTATTTCAAAATATAAACCAAGCGATGAAAAATGTGAAGAGTGTGGTGAAAATTTGGTAATTAAAGAATTAAAAAAAGGTACTTTTTTAGAATGTCTTAAATGCAAGATAAAAAAAGAAATAAAAGAATAA
- a CDS encoding UDP-N-acetylmuramate dehydrogenase, translated as MIIDFKKYSSVRIGDEFEVQILDQISDFEGFLIGGANNLLMSPKPKNIGILGEKFDFIEILDQKLDFLHLRIGCRTNSRKIYNFAKQNNLCGFEYLSKIPGTLGGLLKMNAGLKGECISQNLIKIATSKGEILRENIDFDYRFCPLKMPFFWAEFKLEFGFDHVKDKTLKNARNNQPSGASFGSIFKNPQGDFAGRLIEAVGLKGFSKGDAMLSDKHANFLINKKHASYEDAIFLIELARKKVFEEFGIMLENEVIII; from the coding sequence ATGATTATTGATTTTAAAAAATATTCATCTGTTCGCATAGGCGATGAATTTGAAGTTCAAATTTTAGATCAAATCAGTGATTTTGAAGGTTTTTTAATAGGAGGGGCTAATAATTTACTCATGAGCCCTAAGCCAAAAAATATAGGAATTTTAGGTGAAAAATTTGATTTTATTGAAATTCTAGATCAAAAATTAGATTTTTTGCATCTTCGCATAGGGTGCAGAACTAATTCTAGAAAAATATATAATTTTGCCAAACAAAATAATCTTTGTGGCTTTGAATACCTTAGTAAAATTCCTGGCACCTTAGGAGGACTTTTGAAAATGAATGCGGGGCTTAAAGGAGAATGCATCAGTCAAAATTTAATCAAAATCGCTACTTCAAAAGGCGAAATTTTGCGTGAAAATATCGATTTTGATTATAGATTTTGTCCTTTAAAAATGCCTTTTTTTTGGGCAGAATTTAAATTAGAATTTGGCTTTGATCACGTAAAAGATAAAACTTTAAAAAATGCTAGAAACAATCAACCTAGTGGAGCAAGTTTTGGCTCCATTTTTAAAAACCCTCAAGGAGATTTTGCTGGACGTTTAATTGAGGCTGTTGGCTTAAAGGGTTTTAGCAAAGGTGATGCAATGCTAAGCGATAAACACGCTAATTTTCTCATCAATAAAAAACATGCAAGTTATGAAGATGCGATCTTTTTGATTGAACTTGCAAGAAAAAAAGTTTTTGAAGAATTTGGAATCATGTTAGAAAATGAAGTCATTATTATTTAA
- a CDS encoding menaquinone biosynthesis family protein — protein MKKTITVAHSPDADDIFMFMAIHFGWVGNHFNYKNTALDIQTLNEFALKNEFDASAISFGLYPLIAKEYALLRTAVSFGQGYGPKLIKKKNSRLKRNFKVALSGANTTNALIFRMKYPEAKIIYKNFLDIENSVLSGEVDAGVLIHESILDFNQNLCVEAEIWDIWLELARENLPLPLGGMALRRSLPLNDAIEIEKDLTLAVKIADSNRKIIAPMLLERNLIRVDKEKLDTYLNLYANKNSISMNEIQFKAIDTLFRLGYDYKFYDKIINVNDYLIPSEYKQARNS, from the coding sequence ATGAAAAAAACGATAACAGTTGCACACTCTCCAGATGCTGATGATATATTTATGTTTATGGCGATTCATTTTGGCTGGGTAGGCAATCATTTTAATTATAAAAATACTGCTTTAGATATACAAACTCTTAATGAATTTGCGCTAAAAAATGAATTTGATGCTAGTGCTATTTCTTTTGGACTTTATCCATTAATCGCCAAAGAATACGCACTTTTACGCACAGCAGTAAGTTTTGGTCAAGGCTATGGTCCTAAACTAATTAAGAAAAAAAATAGCCGGTTAAAAAGAAATTTCAAAGTTGCCCTTAGTGGCGCTAATACAACCAATGCCTTAATTTTTCGCATGAAATATCCCGAAGCTAAAATCATTTATAAAAACTTTTTAGATATTGAAAATTCAGTTTTAAGTGGAGAAGTGGATGCTGGGGTATTAATTCATGAAAGTATTTTAGACTTTAATCAAAATCTTTGCGTAGAGGCTGAAATTTGGGATATATGGCTGGAATTAGCTAGAGAAAATTTACCTTTACCTTTGGGTGGAATGGCTTTGCGTCGATCTTTGCCTTTAAATGATGCTATTGAAATTGAAAAAGATTTAACTCTTGCCGTAAAAATCGCCGATTCAAATCGCAAAATTATAGCTCCAATGTTACTAGAAAGAAATCTAATCCGCGTGGATAAAGAAAAACTTGATACTTATCTTAATCTCTATGCAAATAAGAATTCTATTAGTATGAATGAAATTCAATTTAAAGCTATTGATACATTGTTTAGATTGGGTTATGATTACAAATTCTATGATAAAATTATAAATGTAAATGATTATCTTATACCTAGCGAATATAAACAAGCAAGAAATTCTTAA
- a CDS encoding cation:proton antiporter: MHQNVINTQGLIDLKILIVIALCLLFSPHIAKILRLPISATEIILGSIVAYFGFIGKSENFSILANVGFYYLMFIAGMEINLRTFFSLDKEIIKKSFLYIILLYILSLVIVWIFKLAFVFVLIIPVMSVGLLSLLYKDFGKECHWLNIAMIVATLAEVISIVFLTIAGAFLQEQTKIVDVVQSILYLGIFLSLCFLIFKFLGVLFWWYPQFKIVLMPWEDKNEKDIRFCMAIFILIIVAMIITKLEIVLGSFIAGSFIATFLGHKKDLEYKISTFGYGFLIPIFFIYTGSTFNLSMILNYHIVLKAILLMLVMIGLRILCASVFIKIIGFRNIILFGLGHSMPLTLLIATATLGYSAKVLDQEIYSALILTALFEAILVMSVIKYISNIKNNF, encoded by the coding sequence TTGCATCAGAATGTCATTAATACACAAGGTTTAATCGATTTAAAAATTCTTATAGTTATAGCGCTTTGTTTATTATTTTCTCCACATATTGCTAAAATTCTACGTTTGCCAATTTCAGCTACTGAAATTATTTTAGGATCTATTGTAGCTTATTTTGGTTTTATTGGTAAGAGTGAGAATTTTTCTATTTTAGCTAATGTGGGTTTTTATTATCTGATGTTTATTGCGGGTATGGAAATTAATTTAAGAACTTTTTTTAGTCTCGATAAAGAAATTATTAAAAAAAGTTTTTTATATATTATTTTGCTCTATATTTTATCTTTGGTGATTGTGTGGATTTTTAAACTTGCTTTTGTTTTTGTTTTGATTATCCCTGTTATGAGTGTAGGACTTTTATCCTTGCTTTATAAAGATTTTGGAAAGGAATGCCATTGGCTAAATATAGCAATGATAGTTGCAACTTTAGCTGAGGTTATTTCTATAGTCTTTTTAACAATAGCGGGGGCATTTTTGCAAGAACAAACAAAAATTGTTGATGTAGTACAAAGTATTTTATATCTCGGTATTTTTTTAAGCCTTTGTTTTTTGATTTTTAAATTTCTTGGCGTTCTTTTTTGGTGGTATCCTCAATTTAAAATTGTTCTAATGCCTTGGGAAGATAAAAATGAAAAAGATATTAGGTTTTGTATGGCAATTTTTATTTTAATTATTGTAGCTATGATTATCACAAAACTTGAAATCGTTTTAGGATCTTTTATAGCAGGATCTTTTATAGCAACTTTTTTAGGTCATAAAAAAGATTTAGAATATAAAATTTCGACTTTTGGTTATGGTTTTTTAATTCCAATTTTTTTTATTTATACAGGTTCAACTTTTAATTTATCAATGATTTTAAATTATCATATTGTATTAAAAGCTATTTTATTAATGTTAGTGATGATAGGATTAAGAATTTTATGTGCCAGTGTTTTTATAAAAATAATTGGTTTTAGAAATATAATTTTATTTGGACTGGGTCATTCTATGCCTTTAACATTACTAATTGCAACAGCCACTCTTGGATATTCTGCAAAAGTGCTTGATCAAGAAATTTATTCAGCGCTTATATTAACGGCTTTATTTGAGGCGATTTTGGTGATGAGTGTGATTAAATATATCTCAAATATTAAAAATAATTTTTGA
- the recA gene encoding recombinase RecA, which translates to MDDNKKKSLDAALKSLDKAFGKGTILRLGDKEVEQIDSISTGSVGLDLALGIGGIPKGRIIEIYGPESSGKTTLTLHIIAECQKAGGICAFIDAEHALDVKYARNLGVDTDNLYISQPDFGEQALEIVETIARSGAIDLIVVDSVAALTPKAEIEGDMGDQHVGLQARLMSQALRKLTGIVHKMNTTVIFINQIRMKIGAMGYGTPETTTGGNALKFYASVRLDVRKVASLKQSEEVIGNRVKVKVVKNKVAPPFRQAEFDVMFGEGLSREGELIDYGVKLDIVDKSGAWFSYKDKKLGQGRENSKAFLKENPEVAEEITKEIQNSIGVEGMISASENDEED; encoded by the coding sequence ATGGACGATAATAAGAAAAAATCTTTAGATGCAGCCTTAAAAAGCCTTGATAAAGCTTTTGGAAAAGGGACAATTTTAAGGCTAGGAGATAAGGAAGTTGAACAAATTGATAGTATAAGTACTGGATCAGTTGGCTTAGATCTTGCTTTAGGTATAGGAGGCATACCTAAAGGAAGAATTATTGAAATTTATGGTCCTGAAAGTTCTGGTAAAACAACTCTTACTCTTCATATTATTGCAGAATGTCAAAAAGCGGGTGGAATTTGTGCTTTTATAGATGCAGAGCATGCGTTAGATGTTAAATATGCTAGAAATTTGGGCGTTGATACAGATAATCTTTATATTTCTCAACCTGATTTTGGCGAGCAAGCATTGGAAATTGTAGAAACAATAGCTAGAAGCGGTGCTATCGATCTTATTGTTGTTGATAGCGTAGCTGCTTTAACACCAAAAGCAGAAATTGAGGGTGATATGGGAGATCAGCATGTAGGTCTTCAAGCAAGATTGATGTCGCAAGCCTTAAGAAAACTTACTGGTATTGTGCATAAGATGAATACAACGGTTATTTTTATTAATCAAATTCGTATGAAAATAGGTGCTATGGGTTATGGAACTCCAGAAACGACAACTGGAGGGAATGCACTTAAATTTTATGCCTCTGTGCGTTTAGATGTTAGAAAAGTAGCAAGTTTAAAGCAAAGTGAAGAGGTTATAGGCAATCGCGTGAAAGTAAAAGTGGTTAAAAATAAAGTCGCTCCTCCATTTAGACAAGCTGAATTTGATGTGATGTTTGGAGAGGGCTTGAGTCGTGAAGGTGAATTGATTGATTATGGTGTTAAACTTGATATTGTAGATAAAAGTGGTGCTTGGTTTTCTTATAAAGATAAAAAATTGGGACAAGGTAGAGAAAATTCAAAAGCATTTTTAAAAGAAAATCCTGAAGTAGCTGAGGAAATTACTAAAGAAATTCAAAATTCCATAGGTGTTGAAGGTATGATCAGCGCCTCTGAAAACGATGAAGAGGATTAA
- the fliQ gene encoding flagellar biosynthesis protein FliQ yields MDEGTLVGLGVQTFKITLLLSLPMLLAGLIAGLIISIFQATTQINEMTLSFVPKIILVVIVIIFLMPWMTTTMIDFTRNILNQIPTFIK; encoded by the coding sequence ATGGATGAAGGTACTTTAGTTGGATTAGGGGTCCAAACTTTTAAAATCACACTTTTGCTATCTTTACCTATGCTTTTAGCAGGTTTGATCGCGGGTTTGATTATCAGTATATTTCAAGCAACAACACAAATCAATGAAATGACACTTTCTTTTGTGCCTAAAATTATTTTAGTAGTCATTGTAATCATCTTCTTAATGCCTTGGATGACAACTACGATGATTGATTTTACGCGAAATATCCTCAATCAAATTCCAACTTTTATTAAATGA
- the cgpA gene encoding AMIN domain-containing protein, which produces MKTRILTIFLIFTSFLNADENPFKVETKEKMIVPQEFQERTFRFNSDARILKGITFHYIKADGSEDKLNVDINKSINWHDAYVLTHSKTPEPSKILDVSVTIPQNTSQETNKTTEVDIPLQIAKIYDFISYTVYKNKIKLNTQDDLISDFSVGNPSKIIIDFKSTSIYPTKNIRLKNSIFKRIDFGSHKGYYRLVIYLDGVYNYNIQKDSTGYMVHLS; this is translated from the coding sequence ATGAAAACTAGAATTTTGACAATATTTTTAATTTTTACATCTTTTTTGAATGCTGATGAAAATCCCTTTAAAGTAGAAACAAAAGAAAAAATGATTGTACCACAAGAATTTCAAGAAAGAACTTTTAGATTTAATTCTGATGCAAGAATTTTAAAAGGCATTACCTTTCACTATATTAAAGCAGATGGCAGTGAAGATAAATTAAATGTTGATATTAATAAAAGTATCAATTGGCATGATGCTTATGTTTTAACACATTCTAAAACTCCAGAGCCTTCAAAAATTTTAGATGTTTCTGTTACTATACCGCAAAATACTAGTCAAGAAACAAATAAAACAACAGAAGTCGATATTCCTTTGCAAATTGCTAAAATTTATGATTTTATATCTTATACTGTTTATAAAAATAAGATTAAATTAAATACTCAAGATGACCTTATCAGTGATTTTTCGGTAGGCAATCCTAGTAAGATTATTATTGATTTTAAATCCACATCAATTTATCCGACTAAAAATATACGTCTTAAAAATTCTATATTTAAACGTATAGATTTTGGATCTCACAAAGGATATTATAGACTCGTGATTTATCTTGATGGTGTGTATAATTATAATATACAAAAAGATTCTACAGGATATATGGTTCATTTATCTTGA
- the eno gene encoding phosphopyruvate hydratase, which translates to MLLIEDVRAFEVLDSRGNPTLKTEIMLNDGSIGSAIVPSGASTGSKEALELRDNDERFFGKGVLNAISNVNEIIAENIIGLDAYNQTQLDEVLKELDGTNNYSKIGANATLGVSMALARAAANSLNIPLYRYLGGVNASILPIPMCNIINGGAHANNNIDFQEFMIMPFGFSSFKEALRSVCEIYANLKKELESLGHSTALGDEGGFAPNLSSNEEALELLMTCIKKTGYEKNIKLALDVASTEFFKDGKYHIEGRALSSDDLIEKYIELCSKYPIFSIEDGLAENDFDGWIKLTQKLGDKIQLVGDDLFVTNEDILREGIIKKIANAVLIKPNQIGTITQTMKTVRLAQRNNYKCIMSHRSGESEDTFIADFAVALNTGQIKTGALARGERTAKYNRLLEIELDNDEYLGEKL; encoded by the coding sequence ATGCTATTGATTGAAGATGTAAGAGCCTTTGAGGTTTTAGATAGTAGGGGTAATCCTACTCTTAAAACAGAAATAATGTTAAATGATGGGAGTATTGGATCTGCTATAGTTCCAAGTGGTGCAAGCACTGGTTCAAAAGAGGCTTTAGAATTACGCGATAATGATGAAAGATTTTTTGGAAAAGGTGTTTTAAATGCTATCTCAAATGTCAATGAAATTATCGCTGAGAATATTATAGGGCTTGATGCGTATAATCAAACTCAACTTGATGAGGTATTAAAAGAGCTTGATGGGACTAATAATTATTCTAAAATTGGAGCCAATGCGACTTTAGGTGTTTCTATGGCCTTAGCACGTGCTGCTGCTAATTCTTTAAATATCCCCCTCTATCGTTATTTGGGTGGAGTTAATGCAAGTATTTTACCTATTCCGATGTGTAATATTATTAATGGGGGAGCCCATGCAAACAACAATATAGATTTTCAAGAATTTATGATTATGCCTTTTGGTTTTTCAAGTTTTAAAGAGGCTTTGAGATCAGTTTGTGAAATTTATGCTAATTTGAAAAAAGAATTAGAAAGTCTTGGACATTCTACAGCTTTGGGAGATGAGGGCGGTTTTGCCCCTAATTTATCTAGTAATGAAGAAGCATTAGAACTTTTAATGACATGTATTAAAAAAACCGGATATGAAAAAAATATTAAATTAGCTTTAGATGTAGCAAGTACTGAATTTTTTAAAGATGGTAAATATCATATAGAAGGTAGGGCTCTTTCTAGCGATGATTTGATTGAAAAATATATTGAACTTTGTTCAAAATATCCTATTTTTAGTATTGAAGATGGTTTAGCTGAAAATGACTTTGATGGATGGATTAAGCTTACTCAGAAATTAGGAGATAAAATTCAGCTCGTTGGAGATGACTTATTTGTCACCAATGAAGATATTTTACGAGAGGGTATTATTAAAAAAATAGCTAATGCTGTTTTAATAAAGCCAAATCAAATTGGAACTATTACTCAAACAATGAAAACTGTGCGTTTAGCTCAAAGAAATAATTATAAATGTATCATGTCTCATAGAAGTGGGGAAAGCGAAGATACTTTTATTGCTGATTTTGCTGTTGCTTTAAATACAGGACAGATTAAAACTGGTGCTTTGGCACGTGGGGAAAGAACTGCAAAGTATAATCGTTTGCTTGAGATAGAGTTAGATAATGATGAATATTTAGGAGAGAAACTCTGA
- a CDS encoding 3'(2'),5'-bisphosphate nucleotidase CysQ gives MRLDYWLELAIEAANKASKAIMQERKNLKDWKKQDGSVLTSADLASDQILNDILGKTDIKVLSEEKILSQKESENLQTFWLIDPLDGTSGFLKGSDEFCIMISLIHENRPILSLIKSPSTEDIYYGHKKSKVYKNNQYLNIDEKQFKNNQFKALLSVNHLSKIDLEFAQKYKLEAINIGSGLKFCAILEGRAGIYRRLERLNIWDIAAGDFLVNLNGGFMGMLDKNLISYSPLEHRSQFFICVSKKNFLKDFL, from the coding sequence ATGCGCTTGGATTATTGGTTAGAACTTGCTATTGAGGCTGCAAATAAGGCTTCTAAGGCTATTATGCAAGAGCGAAAAAATTTAAAAGATTGGAAAAAGCAAGATGGCTCAGTTTTAACTTCAGCTGATTTAGCATCTGATCAAATTTTAAATGATATTTTAGGAAAAACAGATATAAAAGTTTTATCTGAAGAAAAAATTTTAAGTCAAAAAGAAAGTGAAAATTTACAAACTTTTTGGCTGATTGATCCACTTGATGGAACAAGTGGATTTTTAAAAGGTTCGGATGAATTTTGCATCATGATTTCTTTGATTCATGAGAATCGACCTATTTTATCGCTTATTAAAAGTCCATCAACTGAAGATATTTATTATGGACATAAAAAAAGCAAAGTTTATAAAAATAACCAGTATTTAAATATAGATGAAAAACAGTTTAAGAATAATCAATTTAAAGCTTTATTAAGTGTCAATCATTTAAGCAAAATTGATTTAGAATTTGCACAAAAATATAAATTAGAAGCTATTAATATTGGCTCTGGACTTAAATTTTGTGCTATTTTAGAGGGTAGAGCAGGAATTTATAGACGTCTTGAGAGATTAAATATTTGGGATATAGCAGCTGGAGATTTTTTAGTCAATTTAAATGGTGGTTTTATGGGGATGTTGGATAAAAATTTAATTTCTTATAGTCCTTTGGAGCATAGATCGCAATTTTTCATATGTGTTTCTAAAAAAAACTTTTTAAAAGATTTTTTATAA
- a CDS encoding DNA ligase, whose translation MKIFFLFCFYSLSFADEILLLTQFNKQDFQNKNLHEYVMSEKLDGVRGIWNGKTLKTRKDQIITPPSFFMKNFPSFVLDGELWMGRNNFDSISSLIRTTHIDINLWKKVSYNVFDVPNACEEFNLNPCSLENRLQVLEKYLQENSNPYIKIIPQIPIKNEKHLNDFYENIVKNKGEGVVIRKNLGSYERGRSKQALKLKPYNDAECQVIGYTKGKGKFENQIGALICKTIDNKIIKIGSGLKDKDRKNPPSIGAIITYKFSGFTKNSLPRFPVFLRIRE comes from the coding sequence ATTAAAATTTTCTTTTTATTTTGCTTCTATTCTTTGTCTTTTGCTGATGAAATCTTGCTTTTAACCCAATTTAACAAGCAAGATTTTCAAAATAAAAATTTGCATGAATATGTAATGAGTGAAAAGCTTGACGGTGTTCGTGGAATTTGGAATGGAAAAACCTTAAAAACTCGAAAGGATCAAATCATAACACCACCTTCTTTTTTTATGAAAAATTTTCCTTCCTTTGTTCTTGATGGAGAACTTTGGATGGGTAGAAATAATTTTGATTCAATTTCTTCTCTCATAAGAACAACACATATAGATATAAATTTATGGAAAAAAGTGAGCTATAATGTTTTTGATGTACCTAATGCTTGTGAAGAATTTAATCTTAATCCTTGCAGTCTTGAAAATAGACTTCAAGTTTTAGAAAAATACTTACAAGAAAATTCTAATCCATATATAAAAATCATTCCACAAATTCCCATTAAAAATGAAAAACATTTAAATGATTTTTATGAAAATATTGTAAAAAATAAAGGCGAAGGTGTGGTTATACGCAAAAATTTAGGTTCTTATGAAAGAGGTAGAAGCAAACAAGCTTTGAAATTAAAACCCTATAATGATGCAGAATGTCAAGTGATTGGCTATACAAAGGGCAAGGGTAAATTTGAAAATCAAATCGGTGCTTTAATATGCAAAACAATAGATAATAAAATCATCAAAATAGGTAGTGGATTAAAAGATAAAGATAGAAAAAATCCACCTTCCATAGGAGCTATTATTACCTATAAATTTAGCGGATTTACTAAGAATTCACTTCCACGCTTTCCAGTTTTTTTACGCATTAGAGAATAA
- a CDS encoding biotin synthase produces MQIMLCAISNIASGNCSEDCKYCTQSAYVKTDIQKYRRKEISQIVLEAKIAKKNEALGFCLVTAGLGLDDEKLEYVCEAAKAVKKEVPDLLLIACNGMASVEQLKELKKTGIFSYNHNLETSKEFFPQICTTHTWESRFQTNLNAKEAGLMLCCGGIYGMGESFEDRISLRKSLQELQPFSSPINFFIANDNLNLKVPKLDADEALRIISDTKEALPQTVIMVAGGREVVLGQRQYEIFKAGAGAIVIGDYLTTKGEEPSRDIVELKKMGFTFASECH; encoded by the coding sequence ATGCAAATCATGCTTTGTGCTATTTCTAATATAGCAAGCGGAAATTGCTCAGAAGATTGCAAATATTGCACTCAAAGTGCTTATGTAAAAACAGATATTCAAAAATATAGACGTAAAGAAATTTCTCAAATTGTCTTAGAGGCTAAAATTGCTAAGAAAAACGAGGCTTTAGGATTTTGTTTGGTTACCGCTGGACTTGGTCTTGATGATGAAAAGTTAGAATATGTTTGCGAAGCTGCGAAGGCAGTTAAAAAAGAAGTTCCTGATTTATTGTTAATAGCTTGTAATGGTATGGCTAGCGTTGAACAACTTAAAGAGTTAAAAAAAACAGGAATTTTTTCTTATAATCACAATCTTGAAACTTCTAAAGAATTTTTCCCTCAAATTTGCACCACGCATACTTGGGAAAGCCGCTTTCAAACTAATCTTAATGCTAAAGAAGCAGGACTTATGCTTTGTTGTGGTGGAATTTATGGTATGGGTGAAAGTTTTGAAGATAGGATAAGTTTAAGAAAATCTTTACAAGAATTACAGCCTTTCTCAAGTCCGATTAATTTTTTTATTGCTAATGATAATTTAAATTTAAAAGTTCCTAAATTAGATGCTGATGAAGCTTTAAGAATTATTAGTGATACTAAAGAAGCTTTACCTCAAACTGTAATTATGGTTGCAGGTGGAAGAGAGGTTGTTTTAGGTCAAAGACAATATGAAATTTTTAAAGCAGGTGCAGGTGCTATTGTTATAGGTGATTATCTTACAACAAAAGGAGAAGAACCAAGTCGTGATATAGTCGAGTTGAAAAAGATGGGATTTACATTTGCATCAGAATGTCATTAA